From Lolium perenne isolate Kyuss_39 chromosome 5, Kyuss_2.0, whole genome shotgun sequence, a single genomic window includes:
- the LOC127302861 gene encoding uncharacterized protein, whose amino-acid sequence MPQTPTPMPLPLPLPLPSKMLECKRDDITDIGFIDPNTMHVKTIDDPLYNKDTPQTLLRFLKRQRDKKLILWPYNFEFHFILLVINLEIGEVEVLDSLSKEKDLYVSCFLMLRSVWQTFIKEDTSREWPPKLRWRAKKCPQQPPGTDLCGFFVCEYIRRIVNERTNNERNKELARKRNKLSIDDRFIAIGEELAGFFLRDVIPPLAEHHNE is encoded by the exons atcgaagatgctcgaatgcaaaagggacgatatcactgacattgggttcattgacccgaacacaatgcatgtcaaaaccatagatgatcccctctataacaaggatacaccgcagactttgctaaggtttttgaagcgacaacgtgacaaaaagctaatactttggccttacaacttcga gtttcactttattcttctcgtcatcaatttggaaattggagaagttgaagtcttggactcactaagcaaagaaaaggatctatacgtgtcttgttttttaatgctcagaag cgtatggcaaactttcatcaaggaagatacgtcccgtgaatggccaccgaagctgcgatggcgtgcgaaa aaatgcccgcaacaacctccggggaccgatctctgtggattcttcgtttgcgagtacatccgcagaattgtcaacgagagaacgaataatgaaagaaataaagag ttggcaagaaagcggaacaagctctcaattgatgaccgcttcatagcaataggcgaggaattggcgggatttttccttcgggacgtcataccaccactcgcagagcaccacaatgaatga